A region from the Terriglobales bacterium genome encodes:
- a CDS encoding biotin--[acetyl-CoA-carboxylase] ligase has protein sequence MGRIVRLLSDHATFVVSGTKLAQEIGTSRSAVWRFVEQLRSLGVEIKGHSTTGYQLESVPDLLLPAILAPLLKGSLFGSRIHHYFRVDSTNAAAMAAAAEGEPEGSVFFSEEQTAGRGRGGNAWHSEKSSGIYCSVVLRPHLAPADAVTLPLAAGLAVQAAVKQVTGLEPDLRWPNDVLLKEKKVCGILAEMNAEATRVRYAVVGIGLNVNHADLPGELRGAATSLRLETGRAWSRVELAAALLKSLDREYRSLNSTDPAARDELLRRFEERSSYARGKMVRVEENGGFEGVTEGLDARGFLRVRTAEGLRTVLSGSVRALVTQET, from the coding sequence GTGGGCCGCATCGTGCGCCTGCTCAGCGACCACGCTACCTTCGTGGTCTCCGGCACCAAGCTGGCGCAGGAGATCGGCACCAGCCGCTCCGCCGTCTGGCGCTTTGTCGAGCAGTTGCGCTCGCTCGGCGTCGAGATCAAGGGACACTCTACCACCGGCTATCAGCTCGAAAGCGTCCCCGACCTGCTGCTGCCGGCGATTCTCGCGCCGCTGCTGAAGGGCTCGCTCTTCGGCAGCCGCATCCACCACTACTTCCGCGTGGACTCGACCAACGCCGCGGCCATGGCGGCGGCGGCCGAGGGCGAGCCGGAAGGCAGCGTCTTCTTCTCCGAGGAGCAGACGGCGGGCCGCGGACGCGGCGGCAATGCCTGGCACTCCGAGAAGTCTTCCGGTATCTACTGCTCCGTGGTGCTGCGCCCGCACCTGGCGCCAGCGGATGCGGTCACGCTCCCGCTCGCCGCGGGGCTGGCGGTGCAGGCGGCGGTGAAGCAGGTCACCGGTCTCGAGCCTGACCTGCGCTGGCCCAACGACGTCCTGCTCAAAGAGAAGAAGGTCTGCGGCATCCTGGCGGAAATGAATGCCGAGGCCACGCGCGTGCGCTACGCGGTGGTGGGCATCGGCTTGAACGTGAACCACGCCGACCTGCCGGGAGAGCTGCGCGGCGCTGCCACGTCGTTGCGCCTGGAGACCGGACGCGCCTGGAGCCGCGTGGAGCTTGCCGCCGCTCTGCTAAAATCGCTCGACCGCGAGTATCGCAGCCTGAATTCCACCGATCCCGCCGCTCGCGACGAGTTGCTTCGCCGCTTCGAGGAGCGCTCCTCCTACGCCCGCGGCAAAATGGTGCGGGTGGAGGAGAACGGCGGGTTCGAGGGCGTCACCGAAGGTTTGGACGCGCGCGGCTTTCTGCGCGTCCGCACCGCCGAGGGCTTGCGAACCGTGCTCTCCGGCAGCGTGCGCGCGCTGGTCACACAGGAAACGTAA
- the nadC gene encoding carboxylating nicotinate-nucleotide diphosphorylase, whose translation MDWHSRRITTILENALREDSANRDATTYACIDAQQRATATVNAKQECVLAGLGAIARIFQVYATLDGSVVSHPEVTSHPEIFDGVRLHRGQTVAVIRHNARVLLSCERVTLNVLQRLSGIATLTRRFVDAIAGTHARILDTRKTAPGLRLLDKYAVVCGGGFNHRLDLSDGVLIKNNHIALAGGIAQVLERAHQNRRGEQPLEVEVRSLAQMEEALRCGAEAILLDNMTVEDVAQAVERIRSHTRRVPLECSGGINLENVRKYAETGVDFISVGALTHSPAAVDMSMRITPA comes from the coding sequence ATGGACTGGCACAGCCGCCGCATCACCACGATCCTGGAAAACGCGTTGCGCGAAGACAGCGCCAACCGCGACGCCACCACCTATGCCTGCATCGATGCCCAGCAGCGGGCCACGGCCACGGTCAACGCCAAGCAGGAGTGCGTGCTGGCCGGCCTGGGCGCCATCGCGCGCATCTTTCAGGTATATGCCACGCTGGACGGCAGCGTGGTCTCCCATCCCGAGGTCACCAGCCACCCGGAGATCTTCGACGGCGTGCGCCTGCATCGCGGGCAGACGGTGGCGGTCATCCGCCACAACGCGCGGGTCCTCCTCTCCTGCGAGCGCGTGACCCTCAACGTGCTGCAGCGGCTGAGCGGCATCGCCACCCTCACCCGGCGCTTCGTGGACGCCATCGCCGGCACCCACGCCCGCATCCTTGATACCCGCAAGACCGCTCCCGGACTGCGCCTGCTGGATAAGTACGCGGTGGTCTGCGGCGGCGGCTTCAACCACCGGCTGGACCTCTCCGACGGCGTGCTCATCAAGAACAACCACATCGCGCTGGCCGGCGGCATCGCTCAGGTGCTGGAGCGCGCCCACCAGAACCGCCGGGGCGAACAGCCGCTGGAGGTCGAGGTGCGTTCGCTGGCGCAGATGGAGGAGGCGCTGCGCTGCGGCGCCGAGGCCATCCTGCTGGACAACATGACGGTCGAGGACGTGGCCCAGGCGGTCGAGCGCATCCGCAGCCACACCCGCCGCGTGCCGCTCGAGTGCTCCGGCGGCATCAACCTGGAGAATGTCCGCAAGTACGCCGAGACCGGCGTGGACTTCATCTCCGTCGGCGCCCTCACCCACTCCCCCGCCGCCGTGGATATGAGCATGCGCATCACCCCTGCGTGA